One genomic window of Syntrophus gentianae includes the following:
- a CDS encoding 2Fe-2S iron-sulfur cluster-binding protein — translation MSEILLQIDGKEVKAQEGMTILEAARSAGIFIPTLCYHEELEPFGGCRLCIVELESRGSTRLVVSCVYLAEKNLVVRTRSEKIDRIRKMILELLLAHAPDSFVLEDLAKEYGADRNRFGKEPSFCIHCGLCVRYCAEVAKKSAIGFVDRGIHKEISFIPEIAARECMSCRKCFPLCPTEALQAAYVLTMGLTAP, via the coding sequence ATGAGTGAAATCCTTTTACAGATTGATGGGAAAGAGGTCAAGGCTCAGGAAGGGATGACCATTCTAGAGGCAGCCCGGAGTGCGGGGATTTTTATTCCGACCCTGTGCTACCACGAGGAACTGGAACCCTTTGGCGGCTGCCGGCTCTGCATCGTGGAACTGGAGAGCCGCGGTTCGACGAGGCTCGTTGTTTCCTGTGTTTACCTGGCGGAGAAAAACCTGGTCGTTCGGACGCGTTCCGAGAAGATCGATCGAATCCGCAAGATGATCCTGGAACTCCTGCTGGCTCACGCACCGGATTCCTTTGTTCTGGAGGATCTGGCGAAGGAGTATGGGGCGGATCGGAACCGCTTCGGCAAGGAGCCTTCCTTCTGCATCCATTGCGGTCTCTGTGTTCGGTACTGTGCCGAGGTCGCGAAAAAGAGCGCCATCGGCTTCGTGGACCGGGGGATCCACAAGGAGATCAGTTTCATCCCGGAAATTGCCGCCAGGGAATGCATGTCCTGCAGGAAGTGCTTCCCGCTCTGTCCCACCGAGGCCCTGCAGGCAGCGTATGTTTTGACCATGGGGCTGACGGCGCCCTGA
- a CDS encoding TetR/AcrR family transcriptional regulator, giving the protein MLNKKVLRKQQILQAALEVFGNSGFQTAGISDIARKAKIAEGTLYFYFKNKEDLFFSIPAQRIAEFCEGLELHLQGMNEAPGKLRKIIWFYLYFFKTNPVYARILMLEMSVSKRFSKAITFDRVKAFTDLVLGIIKEGQEEGFIRKDRDACLVRDILLAVLEYRVARWLLNEESCDLLENYSEICDFIFDGIKSKLT; this is encoded by the coding sequence ATGCTAAATAAAAAAGTTTTGCGAAAACAGCAGATTCTCCAGGCGGCTCTGGAAGTCTTTGGCAACAGCGGTTTTCAAACTGCCGGCATCTCGGATATCGCCCGGAAGGCAAAAATAGCCGAAGGGACGCTATATTTCTACTTCAAGAACAAGGAAGATCTTTTCTTCTCCATTCCAGCGCAAAGGATCGCAGAATTCTGCGAGGGGCTGGAGCTCCATTTACAGGGAATGAATGAAGCTCCAGGGAAACTGCGAAAAATAATCTGGTTCTATCTCTATTTTTTCAAAACAAATCCGGTCTATGCACGGATTCTGATGCTGGAGATGAGCGTTAGCAAGCGTTTTTCAAAGGCCATAACCTTTGACCGGGTCAAAGCGTTTACGGACCTCGTTCTGGGAATCATCAAGGAGGGTCAGGAGGAGGGCTTTATCAGAAAGGACAGGGATGCATGTCTCGTAAGGGATATATTGCTGGCCGTGCTGGAGTACAGAGTCGCCCGCTGGCTGCTCAATGAGGAAAGTTGTGACCTTCTGGAAAATTACAGTGAGATATGTGACTTCATTTTCGACGGGATAAAATCAAAACTGACCTGA
- a CDS encoding benzoate-CoA ligase family protein: MLRMQAIPEEFNIVSYLLDRHLEEGRGNNICIYYEDEKITYAQVAEQSCRIGNALLSLGLEMENRVALSMADRPEFFCSILGTMKAGIVPVLLSTMAIPKDYLYYLNDSRAKAMIVDETVLSKVLEVKNELKYLKHLIVVGTPAAAGQLSYDEITKAASPKLETVLVNKNDQAFWQYSSGTTGQPKGVIHLHKDLMYATAHCDDVVKAGVDDISFGLSKLYFSYGRNNNFDTVLLSGGAVVLFPGMPKPESLFEVIKKYKPTIYYGVPSSYMAMIALIDKGYEYDLTSLKACVSAGEALPRVTFDRWRELTGISILDGLGSTDVGFIYLSCTPENLKFGTLGHVLANVEGKLCDEDGNEVPQGEQGEMWIKSGCTADRYWNKPEKNKAAFIGEWFKTGDKFYIDEEGYVVGAGRADDMLKPGGIWVSPVEVENAILGHPAVAEAGVIGAADKDELEKPMAYVVLKEGYEASPELTKEIQDLVRGKLAHYKAPRWIHYAKELPRTATGKVQRYKLRQQVKETGL, encoded by the coding sequence ATGTTAAGAATGCAAGCAATCCCGGAGGAGTTTAACATCGTAAGCTACCTGCTGGACAGGCACCTTGAGGAGGGACGAGGCAACAATATCTGTATCTATTATGAGGACGAGAAGATCACCTACGCCCAGGTTGCGGAACAGTCCTGCCGGATCGGCAACGCACTGCTCTCTCTGGGCTTGGAGATGGAGAACCGGGTCGCCCTCAGCATGGCGGACCGGCCGGAATTTTTCTGCAGTATCCTGGGTACCATGAAGGCCGGCATCGTCCCGGTCTTGCTGAGCACCATGGCCATTCCCAAGGATTACCTCTATTACCTCAATGACAGCCGTGCCAAAGCCATGATTGTCGACGAGACCGTGCTGTCGAAAGTTCTGGAAGTAAAAAATGAACTCAAGTATCTGAAACACCTCATTGTTGTGGGAACTCCGGCGGCAGCCGGCCAGTTGAGTTACGACGAGATCACGAAGGCAGCCTCTCCAAAGCTGGAGACGGTTCTGGTCAACAAAAACGATCAGGCATTCTGGCAATACAGCTCCGGGACGACCGGGCAGCCCAAAGGCGTGATCCATCTCCATAAAGACCTGATGTATGCGACCGCTCATTGCGATGACGTGGTGAAAGCCGGTGTAGATGACATTTCCTTCGGCCTGTCCAAGCTGTATTTCTCCTATGGCCGCAACAACAACTTCGACACCGTCCTCCTGAGTGGTGGAGCAGTTGTTCTCTTCCCAGGGATGCCCAAACCGGAGTCCCTGTTCGAGGTCATCAAAAAATACAAGCCCACGATCTATTACGGCGTGCCCAGCTCCTACATGGCCATGATTGCCCTGATCGACAAGGGATACGAGTATGACCTCACCTCCCTCAAGGCCTGTGTATCCGCCGGTGAAGCCCTGCCCAGGGTGACCTTCGATCGTTGGCGGGAATTGACCGGCATATCCATTCTGGATGGTCTGGGCTCCACCGACGTCGGCTTCATCTACCTGTCCTGCACCCCCGAAAACCTGAAGTTCGGGACCTTGGGCCATGTCCTGGCCAATGTGGAAGGCAAGCTCTGTGACGAGGACGGCAACGAAGTTCCCCAGGGCGAACAGGGAGAAATGTGGATCAAGAGCGGCTGCACGGCGGACCGTTACTGGAACAAACCGGAGAAGAACAAGGCCGCCTTCATCGGCGAGTGGTTCAAAACGGGCGACAAGTTCTATATCGATGAGGAAGGATACGTTGTGGGGGCCGGCCGCGCCGATGACATGCTGAAGCCCGGTGGAATCTGGGTCTCCCCCGTCGAGGTGGAAAATGCGATTCTCGGCCATCCCGCTGTTGCGGAAGCCGGTGTGATCGGCGCCGCGGACAAGGATGAGCTGGAAAAACCCATGGCCTACGTCGTCCTCAAGGAAGGATATGAGGCATCTCCGGAGCTCACTAAAGAGATCCAGGATCTGGTCCGCGGCAAACTCGCCCACTACAAGGCCCCTCGCTGGATCCATTACGCCAAGGAACTGCCCCGGACGGCAACCGGCAAAGTCCAACGCTACAAACTTCGCCAACAGGTGAAAGAAACAGGATTGTAG